From one Lolium rigidum isolate FL_2022 chromosome 4, APGP_CSIRO_Lrig_0.1, whole genome shotgun sequence genomic stretch:
- the LOC124648797 gene encoding uncharacterized protein LOC124648797: MALAANRAMGFALVAVGVTLLAGFLYAAVLSKVLPPPDNWFLLAVRNDRYYCLLVPLTAPMIIVAVYLHWMSMKMFKHA, translated from the exons ATGGCTCTCGCTGCGAACCGTGCCATGGGATTCGCCCTGGTTGCGGTCGGCGTCACGCTCCTCGCCGGTTTCCTTTACGCCGCCGTCCTGTCCAAGGTGCTTCCACCGCCGGACAACTGGTTCTTACTTGCTGTTCGAAATGACAG GTACTACTGCTTGCTTGTGCCACTGACGGCCCCCATGATAATCGTGGCTGTGTACCTCCACTGGATGAGCATGAAGATGTTCAAGCATGCGTGA
- the LOC124650599 gene encoding threonine--tRNA ligase, mitochondrial 1-like codes for MSTPMDIAKEILSSKLAASCLIAQVNGEPWDMTRPLEDNCELRLLDFDTVEGCATFWRSSALILGEALESLYGCKLCSLSPCTTNAEGFYCDAYYNDITLNESDFGRIQDKARKVVAAKQPFERIVVSRAEALKCFAENKFKVEIISELPDEAITLYRCGSLVDLCPGPHIPNTSFVKAFTCLKASASYWRGKANRESLQRVHGISFPDSERLKEYEARIEAAEERNHRILGESQKLFFFSPLSPGSPNFLPHGIKIKNKLFSFLRQEYRDRGYQEVESPNVYNMEIWEKSGHAMNYKENMFTFEIDKREFGLKPMNCPGHCIIFKHGTHSYRELPLRIAEFGVLHRNEASGALTGLTRVRRFQQDDAHIFCRESQIKEEVKSVLEFIKYVYDKFGFNHDYELELSTRPEKYLGDIETWNKAEQQLREALLEFGKPFEINEGDGAFYGPKIDVGVFDALKRKHQCATIQLDFQLPICFDLTYSTEEGTEKPVMIHRAILGSFERMFAILLEHYNGKWPLWLSPRQAIVCSISPKSVEYAKQVHAKIYKAGFDVEIDTSDKKIDKKVAEAQTQGAQFNYILVVGEREAKSETVSVRLRGSREPERSPMSIDNVIARFRDEVAAYR; via the exons ATGTCTACCCCGATGGACATTGCTAAGGAGATACTATCAAGCAAGCTAGCGGCTAGCTGTTTGATTGCTCAAGTGAATGGAGAACCCTGGGATATGACAAGGCCACTCGAAGATAACTGTGAACTCAGGTTGCTCGACTTCGACACCGTGGAAGGGTGTGCCACCTTTTGGCGCTCGAGTGCTCTTATTCTTGGAGAA GCTCTGGAGAGTTTGTACGGCTGCAAACTGTGTAGTCTCTCGCCTTGTACTACAAATGCGGAAGGTTTCTACTGTGATGCCTACTACAATGATATCACTCTGAACGAGTCGGATTTCGGTCGCATCCAAGATAAAGCTCGAAAAGTGGTCGCCGCGAAGCAGCCATTTGAACGTATTGTAGTCTCCAGGGCCGAAGCTCTGAAATGCTTCGCTGAAAACAAATTTAAGGTTGAAATCATTAGTGAGTTGCCTGACGAAGCCATTACATTATATAGATGTGGTTCTTTAGTTGACCTGTGCCCTGGACCACACATCCCGAATACTTCCTTTGTGAAAGCTTTTACTTGCCTCAAG GCTTCAGCTTCATATTGGAGAGGAAAAGCAAACCGCGAGAGCCTGCAGAGAGTACATGGAATTTCTTTCCCTGATTCTGAACGTCTTAAG GAATATGAAGCTAGGATAGAGGCTGCCGAGGAGCGCAATCATAGGATATTGGGGGAGTCCCAGAAACTCTTCTTTTTCAGTCCACTTAG TCCAGGAAGTCCCAACTTCCTTCCACATGGTAttaaaattaaaaacaaattgtTCAGTTTCTTGCGACAAGAATACAGGGACAGAGGCTACCAAGAG GTTGAGAGTCCAAATGTTTACAACATGGAGATTTGGGAAAAATCTGGGCATGCTATGAACTACAAGGAGAACATGTTTACTTTTGAG ATCGACAAAAGGGAGTTTGGTCTTAAGCCAATGAATTGTCCTGGGCATTGCATAATATTTAAGCACGGGACTCATTCTTACAGAG AGTTGCCACTGCGCATTGCTGAATTTGGCGTTCTTCACAGAAATGAGGCTAGTGGTGCACTTACAGGTTTGACACGCGTTAGAAGATTCCAACAG GATGATGCACATATTTTTTGTAGAGAGAGCCAA ATCAAGGAAGAAGTTAAGAGCGTTTTGGAATTTATTAAGTATGTCTACGACAAATTCGGGTTTAACCATGATTATGAATTGGAGTTATCAACG AGACCTGAGAAGTATTTAGGTGACATTGAAACCTGGAACAAAGCAGAGCAACAACTTAGAGAAGCCTTGCTTGAGTTTGGGAAGCCATTTGAG ATTAATGAAGGAGATGGTGCTTTCTATGGCCCAAAAATCGATGTTGGTGTGTTTGATGCCCTCAAAAGGAAACATCAGTGTGCGACAATTCAG CTGGACTTTCAGCTGCCTATTTGCTTCGATCTTACTTACTCTACAGAGGAAGGAACCGAAAAGCCTGTGATGATACATAGGGCAATCCTAGGAAGTTTTGAAAGGATGTTTGCTATTCTTTTGGAGCATTACAATGGTAAATGGCCGTTGTGGCTAAGCCCTCGTCAAGCCATTGTTTGCTCTATATCGCCCAAATCAGTAGAATATGCAAAGCAG GTTCATGCTAAGATATATAAAGCTGGTTTTGATGTTGAAATCGACACAAGTGacaaaaaaattgacaaaaaG GTTGCTGAAGCTCAAACTCAAGGCGCCCAGTTTAACTATATTCTTGTCGTAGGTGAAAGAGAGGCAAAATCTGAAACG GTCAGCGTGAGGCTAAGAGGCAGCCGCGAACCCGAACGATCTCCAATGAGCATTGACAACGTCATCGCACGTTTTAGGGATGAAGTGGCAGCTTACAGATAG
- the LOC124650601 gene encoding DNA-directed RNA polymerases II, IV and V subunit 12-like — protein MDPQQPEPVSYLCGDCGAENTLKAGDVIQCRECGYRILYKKRTTRIVQYEAR, from the exons ATGGATCCGCAGCAGCCGGAGCCGGTCAGCTATCTCTGCGGAG ATTGCGGAGCGGAGAACACGCTGAAGGCGGGAGATGTGATCCAGTGCCGTGAGTGTGGCTACCGCATCCTATACAAGAAGCGCACCACCAGGA TTGTTCAATATGAAGCGCGCTGA
- the LOC124650602 gene encoding nascent polypeptide-associated complex subunit alpha-like protein 1 produces the protein MTAETAAQEELLRAVLEEQKNAAAAGGDEPVVEDDDDEDDDDDDEDDKDDDDAEGADASGRSKQSRSEKKSRKAMLKLGMKSITGVSRVTVKKSKNILFVISKPDVFKSPASDTYVIFGEAKIEDLSSQLQSQAAEQFKAPDLSSVISNPGASAAAQDDDEDCDEEGVEPKDIELVMTQAGVPRAKAVRSLKAANGDIVSAIMELTN, from the exons ATGACGGCAGAGACCGCCGCACAGGAGGAGCTCCTCCGCGCCGTCCTGGAAGAGCAGAAGAACGCGGCCGCGGCG GGAGGAGATGAGCCGGTagttgaggacgacgatgatgaggatgacgacgatgatgatgaggatgacaaAGATGACGATGATGCTGAGG GAGCTGATGCAAGTGGAAGATCTAAGCAGAGTCGGAGTGAGAAAAAGAGCAGGAAAGCTATGCTAAAGCTTGGCATGAAGTCCATCACTGGTGTGAGCCGTGTAACTGTCAAGAAGAGCAAGAAT ATCCTGTTTGTTATCTCCAAGCCAGATGTCTTCAAGAGCCCCGCTTCTGACACCTATGTCATCTTCGGTGAGGCTAAGATCGAGGATCTGAGCTCACAGCTGCAGTCACAGGCTGCGGAGCAATTCAAGGCGCCTGATCTGAGCAGCGTCATCTCAAACCCTGGTGCTTCGGCAGCAGctcaggatgatgacgaggattgTGACGAGGAAGGGGTAGAGCCAAAGGACATTGAGCTGGTGATGACCCAGGCCGGCGTGCCGAGGGCGAAGGCTGTGAGGTCACTCAAGGCTGCTAATGGTGACATAGTCAGTGCCATTATGGAGCTGACGAACTAG